CTTCTCTTTCACGGTGCTTTATTTAATATATGGGGATGAGGAGGGTGAATGTATGGTACAGAGAGAATGTATTGCTTATAACGATCTATTGGATTGTAGCCTTGTTCGATAAAGATCATGCATTGATGATTTCCCTAACTTATTATTGCAAAGGGGACGATATTCACAGAGCATTTTCTTTCATGATGAATCTGCAAAATCAGTTAAATCCAGGTATTATATGAGAAAATTAGAGATTGTCAATGTGGTAGCAACGGGAACATTAACCGAGTCTCTTGATTTAGAAAAATTGCATCAAAATTTGCCCGGAACTGTGAAATCAACATCGCATTGGTTAAAATATCGATTGCCTGAAAATAATAAATATATCGCATTCTATAAGTCAGGAAAGTTTCTCCTTACAGGAAAAGATGTTTTGGACAAACAGGATGAACTTTGTGCCAGAATTCTCGATATTCTTCGCAAAGCTGATGTCGCATATACACTTGACCACCTCACGATAAACAATATAGTATGCAAAACGAGTGTTAAATTGAACAAATCCCTTGATGTGATAATTGAGCAGGCTGATCCTAAGAAAGGGAGCTACGAACCCGAACAATTTCCAGGATTGATCTATAAGGATTGGGGTGTTAGTTTTCTTTTGTTTTCCAGTGGTAGCGTGATTATTACAGGAGCCAAAAAAATCGAAGAGTCACAAAATGGATTCAATAATTTTGTTCAATTCCTATCTAAAATCTAATGCACCAAACGCTCACGGCCGCTGCGGCGTCCGTCAGCTCCTTGTGGCACCGCCTCCGCGTCACTGCTGCGCAGGCACGCTTCGGCGGTGAAAATCCACATTATTCGTTCAAAATTAATCAAATTTATTGAGTTGGGATATTTAAATGAGGCAAAAATTCATAATTATCGCTTATGATTTTTTGAAAGCTGGGATTATTGATTTTTCGTAATTGTCCCTTATTTTTTGGTTTTCCATCTTGATCAAGTCTCATTGAGTGATATTCTCTTGGATAAAAATGAGCGATTATAAATTCAATAAATTGACGCGGAGATGGGACCACCGTCAATGGAATTCGTGCATCACCAAATAATCCAATATGCATGTGGCATGAGTGATGGAGGGGGCTTTCTGTTTCTTCATTTGAAAAATCAATTCTAAGCCAAGGAACAATGAAGTCCTCGTAATAAAAGGAGTTTTGAGAAAAACTATCCGAATCTATTAAGCTATCCATTATGGTGTCATGAGTGAACGTGAGTTCCGGATCTTCTCCCTCTTGGTCCCATTTTTCTCCACTTCTTGGGATTGGGGTATTTCCATAATATGCAAGTCTGGCTTCTATGAGTGTCGAATTATCTTTTTCAAACTTATAGAATATCTGTATGAATGAACCGTCTTCAATTATTTGAAAAGTATATTGCTTTTTCATTTCTAATAAATCTAAATCATTTTTGTGCATAATATGAGGCAATATTAATGGAGTGTGATTAAGCCATGTTATACTATTATTCTCGCGTATATATTGAGTATTTACGAGAATATCTGACCATTCACTGTATGTGGCAACTAAGGAACTCATTACATCACTGACATTCATTCCTTCTTAGCCTCTGAAATCTGTGATATTAGCTTTTCAACTAATTCTGGCTGTTTTTTAACTAGTTCTGCAAATACTTTTGGGTTAACGT
Above is a window of Methanogenium organophilum DNA encoding:
- a CDS encoding TBP family protein gives rise to the protein MRKLEIVNVVATGTLTESLDLEKLHQNLPGTVKSTSHWLKYRLPENNKYIAFYKSGKFLLTGKDVLDKQDELCARILDILRKADVAYTLDHLTINNIVCKTSVKLNKSLDVIIEQADPKKGSYEPEQFPGLIYKDWGVSFLLFSSGSVIITGAKKIEESQNGFNNFVQFLSKI
- a CDS encoding DUF2290 domain-containing protein; translated protein: MNVSDVMSSLVATYSEWSDILVNTQYIRENNSITWLNHTPLILPHIMHKNDLDLLEMKKQYTFQIIEDGSFIQIFYKFEKDNSTLIEARLAYYGNTPIPRSGEKWDQEGEDPELTFTHDTIMDSLIDSDSFSQNSFYYEDFIVPWLRIDFSNEETESPLHHSCHMHIGLFGDARIPLTVVPSPRQFIEFIIAHFYPREYHSMRLDQDGKPKNKGQLRKINNPSFQKIISDNYEFLPHLNIPTQ